The Nitrosomonas sp. PY1 genomic sequence TCGGAATCAACTGTTTTTCCAACGAAAGCTAAAATCTCAGAGTGCTCTCCTCGACCAATCATTCCAAGCTCCATAATCCCAGCAATCTCTTGACCGAAACGAACACAGCGTGTGCAGTGAATGCAACGCGTCATATCGGTAGAAATCAACGGTCCCAAATTTTTATTGGTAACTACACGCTTCGATTCTGTATAACGCGACTCACTCGCACCATAACCAACAGCCAAGTCTTGTAATTGACATTCACCGCCTTGGTCACAAATCGGACAATCCAACGGGTGATTAATCAACAAAAATTCCATCACACCTTTTTGTGCCGTTACCGCTTGTTGCGAATGGGTAAAAACTTTCATGCCATCCATTACCGGTGTTGCACAAGCTGGCAATGGTTTAGGTGCTTTCTCAACCTGCACTAGACACATACGGCAATTAGCCGCAATAGATAATTTCTTGTGATAACAGAAATGCGGAATATAAATGCCAATTTGCCTTGCACCATCCATAATGGTGCTACCTTTAGGAACGGATACTTGCTTACCGTCGATTTCTATATTGATCATCAGGCTAAACTTGTTCGGTTGTATTCAAATTCTATGTTTAATAAAAAATCAGACCATGCATTTTTTATGTTCAACGTGGTATATAAATTCATCTCGAAAATGCAGAATCATGGCTCGTACCGGCATAGCGGCTGCATCTCCTAATGCACAAATAGTACGTCCCTGTATGTTATCCGCCAAATTATTGAGTAAATCCATATCTTCTGCACGTCCCTTTCCGTGTTCAATGCGATTTACGATTCGATATAACCATCCTGTACCTTCTCTACATGGTGTACATTGACCGCAGGATTCCTCATAATAAAAATACGATAATCGTTCAAGCGCTCTCACCATACAAGTTGTCTCATCCATGACGATAACAGCTCCGGAACCCAACATTGATCCTGCTTTTGCGATGGAATCATAGTCCATATCGATATTCATCATAATATCTCCCGGCAAAACCGGCGACGAAGAGCCCCCAGGAATACAGCCCTTTAGTTTTCTTCCACCACGCATACCTCCGGCCATTTCTAGCAATTTCACAAAAGATGTACCCAATGGAATTTCATAATTCCCCGGTTTATTAACATGACCCGATATGGAAAAAATCTTAGTACCTCCATTATTGGGCTTTCCTAATTCCAGATATTTTTGTCCTCCATGTCGAATAATCCATGGAACCGAAGCAAATGTCTCTGTATTGTTAATTGTAGTCGGTTTACCAAAAAGACCAAAATTTGCGGGGAAAGGGGGTTTAAAACGTGGTTGCCCTTTTTTACCTTCAATGGATTCCAACAAGGCGGTTTCTTCTCCGCAAATATAAGCACCATACCCATGATGATTATATAGTTGAAAACTAAATGATGAACCCAATATATTATTCCCAAGAAAACCAGCAGCACGAGCCTCATCCACAGCTTCTTCCATACGCTCATAAACAGCCCAAATCTCACCGTGGATATAGTTATAACCCGCTTTGACACCCATTGCATAGGCAGCGATGATCATACCTTCGATCAACAAGTGAGGATTATATCGCATGATATCGCGATCTTTGAATGTTCCTGGCTCACCTTCGTCTGAGTTACAAACAATATATTTATCGCCTTCATACCCCTTCGGCATAAAGCTCCATTTTAAGCCTGTTGGGAAACCCGCTCCGCCACGACCTCGAAGTGCTGATTTTTTAACTTCTTCTATAATCTGCTCAGGGCTAATATTCTCCGACAGTATTTTTCTAAGTGCAGCATAGCCTTCGCGTTTTTCGTAGCTTTTCAGATGCCAGTTATCAGGATCGGAACTATCAACACCATGCATAAGCGTTAGCGGATACTGATTATTCATCGCTCAGATCCTTTAACAATTTATCAATCATCTCATTCGACATGAAACTGCACATCCGCTTATTATTTACCAATAAAACTGGCGCATCACCACATGCACCGAAGCACTCGCCTTCTTTTAAAGTAAATTTCCCATCGGTAGTTGTCTGATTAAATTCAATACCAAGCTTTTTCTTGATATACGCGGCGGATTCATTACTTCCAGATAATGCACATGGCAGATTAGTACAAACCGTAATCTTATATTTACCTACCGGCTCCAGATCGTACATATTATAAAACGTTGCCACTTCATACACTGCGATAGGAGGCATATCCAAATATTCTGCAACGAAATTGATTGTTTCGTTCGCCAACCAACCTTTTTCGTCTTGCGCTATAGCAAGTGCAGACATTACCGCCGATTGCTTTCTATCACTCGGATATTTTGCAATCTCTCGATCTATTTTCTTAAGAGAATCAGCACTTAACATCTTTATCTGTCAATTTCACCAAAAACTATATCCTGTGTACCAATAATTGCAACAACATCGGCGATCATATGCCCCCGGGACATTTCATCCAATGCCGCTAAATGTGCGAATCCTGGAGCACGTATTTTAAGTCGATAAGGCTTATTCGCACCATTCGAAACCATATAAATACCAAACTCACCCTTAGGATGCTCTACCGCCGCATAAACTTCACCCGGCGGAATATGGAAGCCCTCAGTAAACAACTTGAAGTGATGGATCAATTCTTCCATATTCTGTTTCATCTTGACCCGAGATGGCGGCGCCACTTTATGATTATCGACTATTACTGGTCCTGGATTTTTACGTAACCAATCCACACACTGCTTAATAATACGATTAGATTGACGAAATTCCTCGATACGCACCAAATAGCGATCATAGCAATCACCATTGACCCCCACAGGAATATCGAACTCAACTTGATCGTATACTTCGTAAGGTTGTGTTTTTCTCAAATCCCACTCGACCCCAGACCCCCGTAACATTGGTCCAGTAAAACCAAGCGCCTTTGCTCTCTCAGGCGAAACAACGCCAATATCTACCAGCCGTTGCTTCCAAATTCTATTATCTGTAAGCAGGGTTTCATATTCATCTACATAGCCTGGAAAACGATTGGTAAAGTCCTCAATGAAGTCCAGCAAAGTACCTTCTCGATTCGTATTACGCAGCTGCGTTACTTTTTCATTATGAATCTTAGAAGACTGATAACGTGGCATTGTATCCGGTAAATCACGATACACTCCACCAGGGCGATAATACGCTGCGTGCATCCGAGCACCAGAAACAGCTTCATAACAATCCATCAAATCTTCGCGCTCACGAAATGCATAGAGAAACATGGTCATTGCACCCACATCTAATGCATGCGCTCCAATCCACAAAAGATGATTCAGAATTCTTGTAATTTCATCAAACATCACCCGAATATACTGAGCTCGGACAGGCACTTCGATTTCTAATAATTTTTCAATGGCCATGACATATGCATGCTCATTCACCATCATTGAAACATAATCCAATCGATCCATATAAGGCACCGATTGCAGGTAAGTTCTATTTTCCGCTAGCTTCTCGGTCGCCCTATGCAGCAATCCAATATGCGGATCAGCACGACGCACTACCTCACCATCCAACTCAAGCACTAACCGCAAAACCCCATGCGCAGCGGGATGCTGAGGTCCAAAATTCATGGTGTAATTACGTATTTCGGCCATAAATCACTTAAAAGAATTATTATTGATGCACATTAACATTTTTTGAACAAGTGTCAAAACTCTGTATCTCCGTAATGCTCTTCGCGTATTACATGCGGTGTTATTTCACGTGGCTCGATGCTGACGGGTTGATAAACTACCCTCATTTGTTCCGCATCATAACGCATTTCCACATAGCCACTTATTGGAAAATCTTTGCGAAATGGATTCCCAACAAAACCATAATCCGTCAGAATCCGACGCAAATCAGGATGTCCGGTAAAAACAATTCCATAAAGATCGAATGCCTCCCGCTCAAACCAATTTGCAGCGGGCCAAATATCACTAACCGAATCTATTACAGGTAATTCATTATCTTCTGCCAATACTCGAATGCGCAATCTATGATTGAGCTTTACTGACAATAAATGATAGATAGCCGCAAAACGTCGCGCGCGCAAGCCTGTTTTTACTGACAGCTCATCACCATAGGTAAAGTAATCAATTCCACACAAATCGATTAGGGTATCAAAGCCAAAGGAAGGATGATCGCGCAGTGTTTCACATGTACTCAGAAGATTACTGGCCTGAGTGACAATTGTTATTTCATCATGCCGCTTTTGCAAGCTAACCAGTTGGTCAGAAAAAATATTTTTTAAATTATTCTCGAGATCTTCGAGTCGAATACTGATAGACATGCTCTAAGCTAACGCGCAATGGTATTGGTACGATGAATTTTATTTTGCAATTGAATAATACCGTAAAGCAAAGCTTCTGCAGTAGGCGGACATCCTGGAACATATATATCTACCGGCACAATACGATCGCACCCTCGAACCACTGAATATGAATAGTGATAATATCCACCACCATTTGCACAAGATCCCATGGATATCACCCAGCGCGGCTCTGCCATTTGATCGTAAACCTTTCGTAAGGCAGGTGCCATTTTATTGCACAATGTACCTGCTACAATCATGACATCCGATTGCCTCGGGCTTGGCCGAAAAACGATACCAAACCGATCAAGATCATAACGCGCTGCTCCAGTTTGCATCATTTCTACCGCGCAGCACGCCAAACCAAAAGTCATTGGCCACATCGACCCAGTTCTTCCCCAATTAATTACCGAATCTAAACTGGTAGTAATAAAACCTTTATCAAGAGCTCCTTCTATCCCCATAACTTCAATCCCACTCTAATGCGCCTTTTTTCCATTCATAGATAAATCCGACGACTAAAATTCCCAGAAACACCATCATCGCAAGAAAACCAAACAATCCGATTTCATCAAGAACCACCGCCCAAGGAAAAAGAAAGGCAATTTCCAAATCAAATAATATAAATAAAATAGCAATCAGATAATACCGCACATCAAATTTCATACGTGCATCTTCGAATGCTTCGAATCCACATTCATAGGGAGAAAGTTTCTCGCTATCAGGATGGTTTGGCGCCAACAACCAGCCACCAATCATACATCCGGCCCCCACTATGAAACCTATTATCAGAAACAACAATATTGAGAAATAATTATCAAGCATTATTTAGTATGAATACAAAAATCGTAAGAAATTTCATTTATAAAATTATTTGGTGCCGACGGCGAGACTCGAACTCGCACAGCTTTCGCCACCGCCCCCTCAAGACGGCGTGTCTACCAATTCCACCACGTCGGCAGGAAAATCCTGGGGTTTCTATCTTATTCTAGTGCTCAGTTAATTTAAATTTTCTCTAAGTAATATGCATGCAAAACTTAATTTGGTATCTGATCAGCTTTTGAATTACCGGCACCATCAGATGATCCATCGACGTCACCCTGCTTTGCTTTCTTAGTTTCAGCGTTTGATTTTAAATCACTTTCATTCATATCAATAACGCTATCCATAATACTATTATCGCTCTTGGTTTGATTAGCGGAAAGATAGTTTAAGCTCATGCTTGAAATAAAAAATAGTGTCGCAACAATGGCTGTCGAGCGACTTAAGAAATTAGCGGATCCACTTGCTCCAAACAGACTCCCTGCCGATCCACTACCAAAGGCAGCTCCCATATCCGCACCTTTACCATGCTGCAACAAAACCAAAACAATCAATATGATCGCTAGTATTACATGCGCCGCCCAAACCAAAGTTTCCAATGCACTATACTCCTAATAATTATTGACTTGCGGCCCGACAAATCGCCACAAAATCATCAGCAACCAAAGATGCGCCACCGATCAGCCCCCCGTCGATATCTGGCATCATAAATAATTCTTGAGCATTGCTCGCTTTCACGCTTCCACCATATAAAATTA encodes the following:
- a CDS encoding NADH-quinone oxidoreductase subunit B family protein, which encodes MGIEGALDKGFITTSLDSVINWGRTGSMWPMTFGLACCAVEMMQTGAARYDLDRFGIVFRPSPRQSDVMIVAGTLCNKMAPALRKVYDQMAEPRWVISMGSCANGGGYYHYSYSVVRGCDRIVPVDIYVPGCPPTAEALLYGIIQLQNKIHRTNTIAR
- the secG gene encoding preprotein translocase subunit SecG produces the protein METLVWAAHVILAIILIVLVLLQHGKGADMGAAFGSGSAGSLFGASGSANFLSRSTAIVATLFFISSMSLNYLSANQTKSDNSIMDSVIDMNESDLKSNAETKKAKQGDVDGSSDGAGNSKADQIPN
- the nuoE gene encoding NADH-quinone oxidoreductase subunit NuoE, with product MLSADSLKKIDREIAKYPSDRKQSAVMSALAIAQDEKGWLANETINFVAEYLDMPPIAVYEVATFYNMYDLEPVGKYKITVCTNLPCALSGSNESAAYIKKKLGIEFNQTTTDGKFTLKEGECFGACGDAPVLLVNNKRMCSFMSNEMIDKLLKDLSDE
- a CDS encoding NADH-quinone oxidoreductase subunit D, producing MAEIRNYTMNFGPQHPAAHGVLRLVLELDGEVVRRADPHIGLLHRATEKLAENRTYLQSVPYMDRLDYVSMMVNEHAYVMAIEKLLEIEVPVRAQYIRVMFDEITRILNHLLWIGAHALDVGAMTMFLYAFREREDLMDCYEAVSGARMHAAYYRPGGVYRDLPDTMPRYQSSKIHNEKVTQLRNTNREGTLLDFIEDFTNRFPGYVDEYETLLTDNRIWKQRLVDIGVVSPERAKALGFTGPMLRGSGVEWDLRKTQPYEVYDQVEFDIPVGVNGDCYDRYLVRIEEFRQSNRIIKQCVDWLRKNPGPVIVDNHKVAPPSRVKMKQNMEELIHHFKLFTEGFHIPPGEVYAAVEHPKGEFGIYMVSNGANKPYRLKIRAPGFAHLAALDEMSRGHMIADVVAIIGTQDIVFGEIDR
- a CDS encoding NADH-quinone oxidoreductase subunit A; amino-acid sequence: MLDNYFSILLFLIIGFIVGAGCMIGGWLLAPNHPDSEKLSPYECGFEAFEDARMKFDVRYYLIAILFILFDLEIAFLFPWAVVLDEIGLFGFLAMMVFLGILVVGFIYEWKKGALEWD
- a CDS encoding NADH-quinone oxidoreductase subunit C yields the protein MSISIRLEDLENNLKNIFSDQLVSLQKRHDEITIVTQASNLLSTCETLRDHPSFGFDTLIDLCGIDYFTYGDELSVKTGLRARRFAAIYHLLSVKLNHRLRIRVLAEDNELPVIDSVSDIWPAANWFEREAFDLYGIVFTGHPDLRRILTDYGFVGNPFRKDFPISGYVEMRYDAEQMRVVYQPVSIEPREITPHVIREEHYGDTEF
- the nuoF gene encoding NADH-quinone oxidoreductase subunit NuoF, producing the protein MHGVDSSDPDNWHLKSYEKREGYAALRKILSENISPEQIIEEVKKSALRGRGGAGFPTGLKWSFMPKGYEGDKYIVCNSDEGEPGTFKDRDIMRYNPHLLIEGMIIAAYAMGVKAGYNYIHGEIWAVYERMEEAVDEARAAGFLGNNILGSSFSFQLYNHHGYGAYICGEETALLESIEGKKGQPRFKPPFPANFGLFGKPTTINNTETFASVPWIIRHGGQKYLELGKPNNGGTKIFSISGHVNKPGNYEIPLGTSFVKLLEMAGGMRGGRKLKGCIPGGSSSPVLPGDIMMNIDMDYDSIAKAGSMLGSGAVIVMDETTCMVRALERLSYFYYEESCGQCTPCREGTGWLYRIVNRIEHGKGRAEDMDLLNNLADNIQGRTICALGDAAAMPVRAMILHFRDEFIYHVEHKKCMV